A genome region from candidate division WOR-3 bacterium includes the following:
- the selD gene encoding selenide, water dikinase SelD, with translation MKIYLDYNATTPIDPEVADSMKPYLSEYFGNPSSSHSFGTKTKLAVEKARKQVASLIQCKPNEIIFTSGGTESNNYAIKGYAFANMKRGNHIITSAIEHPAVSEVCRYLEGKGFRITYIGVDEFGRIDLDELENSIGPEAILISIMHANNEIGTIQPISQISQIAKKNNVAFHTDAAQSVGKYSVDTTEMGVDLLSIAGHKLYAPKGVGALYIREGITLEKLIHGADHEQNKRAGTENVLEIVGLGKACEIARRDIEKNIINMTKMRDMLYSRLKEKIPDIKLNGHPDFRLPNTLNISFYGLEANVIINELELKGIAASAGAACHTDSIEISPVIKAIGLNPDLAMGTVRFSVGKFTTKDEIERSSQIIIQTVNSLRPYGKTNIEQPENSDVKIKLTKYTQGLGCACKLRPQELEKVLKLMPVTTDPNVLIDIKTSDDAAVYKIDENTALVQTVDFFTPVVDNPYDFGAVAAANALSDVYAMGAKPLFALNIVGFPSNRLPLTVLSEILRGASDKAKQANISILGGHTIDDSEPKYGMTVCGIVHPQKIWSNSGAKEGDAIILTKPIGTGILTTALKKGLLSKRAEIDLIKSMSELNDKAANVLSDFSVHACTDVTGFGLIGHLSELTTASGVDAEIFADSIPVFAETKNLAAANIVPGGSTNNLNHFSKKVIWGEDLSEITKIVLCDAQTSGGLLFAVPKNESGQIIDDLKKGGIKSASHIGNCLKRGKGLIFVKKSK, from the coding sequence ATGCAAACCAAATGAAATAATATTCACCAGCGGAGGGACAGAATCGAACAACTACGCTATAAAGGGCTATGCCTTTGCCAATATGAAAAGAGGCAATCACATAATCACTTCCGCAATAGAGCACCCCGCAGTATCAGAAGTCTGCAGATATCTTGAGGGAAAAGGTTTTCGCATAACATATATCGGTGTCGACGAGTTTGGCAGGATTGATTTAGACGAACTGGAAAACTCCATCGGGCCTGAAGCAATTCTTATCTCCATCATGCACGCAAACAACGAAATCGGAACCATTCAGCCCATCAGCCAAATATCACAAATAGCAAAAAAAAATAATGTCGCGTTTCATACCGACGCGGCTCAATCTGTAGGAAAATACTCTGTAGATACCACCGAAATGGGTGTGGATCTATTGTCTATAGCCGGTCATAAACTTTACGCTCCGAAAGGAGTCGGCGCCCTTTATATCAGAGAGGGAATAACCCTCGAAAAACTAATACATGGAGCTGATCACGAACAAAACAAAAGAGCCGGGACCGAAAATGTCTTGGAAATAGTCGGGCTGGGAAAAGCCTGTGAAATCGCCCGGCGAGACATTGAAAAAAACATAATAAATATGACGAAAATGAGAGATATGCTGTACAGCAGACTGAAAGAAAAAATTCCCGATATAAAACTAAACGGGCACCCTGACTTTCGTCTTCCTAACACGCTAAACATCAGTTTTTATGGATTGGAAGCAAATGTCATCATAAATGAACTGGAACTGAAAGGCATAGCCGCTTCTGCCGGAGCCGCCTGCCATACAGACTCAATAGAAATTTCTCCCGTTATCAAGGCAATCGGCTTAAATCCTGACCTCGCGATGGGGACAGTTAGATTTTCCGTAGGAAAATTCACGACAAAAGATGAAATTGAAAGGTCTTCGCAGATAATAATCCAAACTGTGAACAGTTTAAGGCCATACGGAAAAACCAATATCGAACAACCAGAAAATTCTGATGTAAAAATAAAACTCACGAAATACACGCAAGGATTGGGTTGCGCGTGTAAACTGAGGCCGCAGGAGTTGGAAAAGGTTCTGAAACTGATGCCAGTCACAACCGATCCCAATGTTTTGATAGATATAAAAACCTCTGACGACGCGGCTGTGTATAAGATAGACGAAAATACAGCCCTTGTGCAGACAGTAGACTTTTTCACACCTGTTGTGGACAACCCCTACGATTTCGGAGCTGTCGCAGCAGCTAACGCTTTGAGCGATGTTTACGCGATGGGAGCAAAACCATTATTCGCTCTGAATATCGTTGGTTTCCCTTCCAACAGACTGCCTCTCACCGTTCTAAGCGAAATTTTAAGAGGCGCTTCGGACAAAGCGAAACAAGCAAATATATCAATACTCGGAGGTCACACAATAGACGATTCAGAACCTAAATATGGAATGACCGTCTGCGGAATCGTCCACCCTCAAAAAATCTGGTCCAATTCGGGCGCCAAAGAAGGAGACGCCATAATACTGACAAAGCCTATTGGGACAGGAATTCTGACTACAGCTCTTAAAAAAGGTTTACTAAGCAAAAGGGCTGAAATCGATTTGATAAAATCTATGTCCGAACTAAACGACAAAGCCGCGAATGTTTTAAGTGATTTTTCTGTTCACGCCTGTACAGATGTTACCGGGTTTGGTCTTATAGGCCATCTCAGCGAGCTGACAACAGCAAGTGGCGTCGACGCTGAAATCTTTGCCGATAGTATTCCAGTTTTCGCCGAGACAAAAAACCTCGCCGCCGCGAATATCGTCCCCGGAGGATCAACAAATAACCTCAACCATTTTTCAAAGAAGGTAATATGGGGTGAAGATCTGTCCGAAATTACAAAAATAGTGTTGTGTGACGCTCAAACTTCAGGGGGCCTCCTGTTTGCTGTTCCAAAAAATGAATCTGGACAAATTATCGATGATCTCAAAAAAGGCGGAATAAAAAGCGCGTCTCATATAGGAAATTGCTTGAAAAGAGGTAAGGGTTTGATTTTTGTCAAAAAATCAAAGTAA